TAGGCAGTGCTGAGACGATCTCCCAGCCCCAAAAGATTGGCTTCGCTGAGCTGAATCTGACGACTAAATGTCCCCACACTGGGCGATCGCTGGTTGTCTAGGGCAAGTTCGGTCCTGAACGTATTGGCCTCTTGGACGCGGACCGTCAACAGATTTTGGCCTGTTCTGGTGCCAGTCGATAGCTCAGCAGAGAGCGTCTCGATCAGGGGATTGAGCTGTAAGAGTTGTAAGCCTTCTAGAAGGCGATCGCGCTGAAGAGGAGGTCGAGCGGCGATCGCCAGCCGCTTGCGAAGATAGTCAGGCCGCAGACGCCGGGTGCCCGTCACCACAATCTCTTCTAGGCTCCCCTCCACGACCTGAATGATTACCCGGCCATCCTGCAAGGTCTGCGGTGGAATATAGGCGCCGGAAGTAATATATCCCCGGTCGATATAGAGCTGGGTGATCGCCGAGCGAGCCTGAAAAAGCTCTGGCAAAGAGATTGACCGCTGCGTGAAAGGCTGGGTTACCGCCGCTAGCTCCTCCGCGCTGAAGACGGTACTGCCCACCACCTCAAATCCCTGCACAATGATCGTTGTAGGCACCTCACTCTCGGGCTGCTCCACGGCCTCTGGGTCGGGCTGTGGGTCACGCGGACGCAAGAGCTCGTCTAGACTGGGCAACGCGGGAGCGGGGAGGGCCTCTGGCCCTGGAAAGCGCTGGGAGGGAGGCTCCAGGATATCGGGGGGCGGAGCAGCAGGCACCTGGCTCAGGAGAGGTTGCAGCATCAGCGCTGGCTGGTCAGGGATAGCCTGGGCCGCTGGAGCGCTCACGCTGCCCAGCAGCCCCAGCCAGAGAAGACTCCGGTAGTGCACCTGCCAGCCTGCTGCAGGAAGACCAGACGAAGCCGCTGACCGAGGCTGAGTGCTGAGATTGCGATCCATGTTTTCTGAAAGATGGGTGAAATCGTGCGCCTGAATATCCCTCAAAACTCAGCTGGGAGCTTCGCGATCGCCAAGCTGCTAGCTCCAACTAGAAACAGAGTCGATCGCGGGTATCGGCTGCGCCTGGAAATATTGTCGATACAGCTCGCACCGAATCTTGGTCTCACGCCCGCTCCCTGGGTCAATGAGGCCCATGCTGGTGAGCTGGTGAGCAATGCCCGCCTCTAGAGAAATGGGCTCCTGTGTCTGCAAAAGACGGTAAAAAGCTCTTGCCAGATTGGGCTGCTGTTGCAGCGTGATCCAGTGCCGCTGCAAATGATGGTGATAAATGCCTGTCGGTGTGAGAGCTGTATCTAGCAATTCGCTGAGAGTTTGCCTGCGCTGAGCAAGGTGATAGATCGCCGTGTGAATGAGCGCTGGGTGATTGCCTGCGATCGCCATTAGTTCCTGGGCAGACGTATCTCTTTCCCAGTCCAAGCCATAGCGCTGGGCAAGCTGCTGGACCTGCTTTGGGGTGAATCCTGCGAGCTGGACTGCTAGTCCCACATTGAAGGGCGATTGATTGATCTGAAGAGGGACATAGACTTCGGTCGAGTGAGCAACGATCAAGCGTAGATTTCGCCAGGCCGGAATTCGCTTGCCCTCCTCATACCAAGAGCGCAGCAGCGGCAGGAAATCCTGAGCGACCTGGGGATATTCAAAAATCCGATTCAATTCGTCGATCGCAACGATGAGGGGACTCTGAAGCTGCTCTAGGAGGTGCTGCCGCAGATAGAGACTACAGCTTACCTTGCTGCCGATGTCCTCATCCCAGTAGTCATCCAGCCTGGGATCTCGCTCTAGTTGGCGAGTGATGCTGGCGCAGAGACTGCGCAAAAATCGATTGAGGTTTCCACAAATTGCCAGATCTATTTGCTCTAAATTGAGATAAACCGTTAAGTATCCCTGCTGCCTAAAAAATTCTAAGGTTCTCAAAATGAGAGAGGTTTTCCCCATTTCCTTAGGAGCTTTAATGCGCACCAAGGCCCCCGGTTTACCTAGCTCTGCATATATCTGCGTCTCGGTGGGCGGACGCTCGATATAAAAAGGTGAACCAGCCGCGATCGCACCACTCGGAAAACTAGGAGAAATTTCTCCACTTAGCTGCTGCGCAGAGAGTGCAGGGTTTGGAGATACTGGCCCTACTAAAGGAACCTGACTAGAGGCGTAGGCCTCGAGAAGAATGCGACAGTTTTTCTTGGTCACTCGTCTGCCCACGAGGTCCGAAAGCTTGTGTAAAAGCTCGGGAGCAACGACATTGGTTAGATAGCCGGCGCTGTAGCCAATTTCTTCAGCAGTTTGAATATAGGTCTGCTGCTGCCAGATTCCCTTGAGCAGCAGCGTTTCAACAGAATTTAGAGGTCGGCCTCGCTGGAGGGCTAGGGTTTGGTTTAGATTTTCTAGGAGAATATCAACGTTCATGAGTCTTGATGCACTCTGGCAAGAGGGGCAAAGATTTTTGAGTAATCGTATGAAATTTTTATTAGATATCTTATGGGATTTATGGATTGCTTGCCAGAAAAACTAAAGTTATCTCCTTAAATAGTAAATGTGTGCCAATTTTAAGAGATTTTTTCAGCTTCTTGATTGAGCAAAATGCGAAGATTTAGCCTGCTGAATTCCTGAAAAACCCAGGGATTTTCAGTTAAGAAATGTCTAATTTTTATCAGTGTCCTGAGTCCCCTGTATGAATCAATACCAAGTTGGTGGAAGTCTGGCTCAGGATTATCCTTACTACGTTGTCAGACCGGCGGACGATGACCTCTATCAAGCTCTCCGTAGAGGTGAGTTTTGCTATGTATTCAATGCACGCCAGATGGGAAAGTCTAGCTTGATGGTGCGGGTGCTGCATCGCCTAGAGCAGGATGGCGTGTGGTGCGGCGCGATCGACTTGTCCCGAATTGGCACTGAGACGCTGAAGCCAGAGCAGTGGTACAAGGGGTTTGCGGTGGAGCTCTGGCAGGCTCTCGGGCTCTTTCAGCGCATGAATTTGAAGCGCTGGTGGGATGAACATCTGGATCTGCCGCCGGTCCAGCGTCTAGGACTGCTGCTTGAAGAGATTCTGGCGATGGAAGTGGCGGATTCAGGAGAGAGCCAGCCCGACCTGGTACTCTTCCTCGACGAGGTAGATAGTGTCCGGGGCCTGGACTTCTCGCTGAATGATTTTTTTGGGCTGATCCGGGCCTGTCACAACCGTCGAAGTGTCAAGCCTGCTTATCGTCGGCTGACTTTTGCGTTTTTGGGGGTGACGACGCCGTCGGATTTGATGACTGACCTCCAAAGGACGCCTTTTAATGTGGGTCGGGCGATCGACTTGGGGGGATTTTTGGCTGCGGATGCGCAGCCCCTGGTGCGGGGGTTAGTGGGATGCGTCCGAGATCCACGGCGGGCCCTCCAGTCGATTTTGATGTGGACTGGAGGACAGCCATTTTTGGTCCAAAAGCTCTGTCGGCTGCTGGTGGAGTATCCTCCGGAGGCCCCATCGCTCTCGGACAATGAGCATATTCATCATCTGGTCCAAAAATTCATTGTGCAGGATTGGGAGTTTCACGACGAGCCGGAGCATCTGCGGACCATTCGCGATCGCCTGCTGAATGCGTCTTCTTTGACGGGGCGATTGCTGGGGCTCTATCAGCAAATTTTGTTGCAGGGTAGTGTGGCCTTTGACGGCAGCCGTGAGCATATCGAGCTGTTGCTCTCTGGTCTGGTCAGTAACCAGCAGCGATATCTGGTTGTCAAGAATCCAATCTATCAAGCGGTGTTTGATCTGGCGTGGGTCCGCCATCACCTCAGGCAGCTGCGCCCCTATGCGCCCGCGCTGGAGGCTTGGCTGGCAGCGAGTCCCCGAAATGAGAGCTTTCTGCTGCGGGGGCAAACGTTGCAGGAGGCGCTGACCTGGGCGCTGGGCAAGAGTTTGAGCGATGAGGATTATCAGTTTCTGGGAGCAAGTCAGGAGCTGGCAAAGCGAGAGGTCCAAACGACGCTGGAAACCTTTGAGCAGGCAAGTCGAATCTTGGCTACGGCGCGACAGCGAGCGAGTCAGGAGGTGCGCAATCGGCGCATTGGGGGGCTGTGGTTGCTGGCAGGTATGCTGGGGGCGACGCTGCCGGTGTTGCTGGTGCGAACGCTGGGGCTGCTCCAAGGGGCAGAACTGGGGATGTTTGATCAATTTGTCAGGTGGCGACCCCCAGAACCGGGCGATCGCCGTGTGGTCGTTGTGGCGATCGATGAGCAAGATATCACTCAGGTTGGCCATCCGATGTCAGATCGCGTTCTGGCGCAAACTCTGCGATCTATCCAGGCTCAAAATCCTCGCGCCATTGGCCTAGATATCTATCGTGATTTGCCCGTTGCGCCGGGACAGGCAGAGCTAGCGCAGGTTTTTCGATCAACTCCCAATCTCATTGGGATCGAAAAGGTAGTTGGGCGGCGGGTTGCGCCGCCGCCAATTTTGTCTCAGGCAGAGCAGGTGGGGTTTGTTGATCAGATCGAAGATACAGACGGGAAGGTGAGGCGATCGCTTTTGTCCGTGATAGTCGGAGATACGCTGCATTACAGCCTGGCAGCGAAGCTCGCCCTCTCCTATTTGGAGAAAGAAGGTGTCACGCTAGAACCGCTGGATCAGTCAGGGCAGCGCTTGCGCCTGGGAAAAGCGATTTTTGAGCCATTTCTGCAAAATGACGGTGGCTATATCCGCGCTGCCGCTGGCGGCTATCAACTGCTGATCAATTTTCGGGGGACGGAAGCAGCGTTTTTAAATATCGCTTTGAGAGAGGTGCTGGCTGGAAAAGTGCCGGCTGAGACGTTCCGCGATCGCGTTGTCATTGTTGGCTATGTGGCTGAGAGCGTGAACGATTACTTCCGAACGCCCTATAACGGGGGATGGTTTGGCGCCTCTAAGCCGATTAACGGGGTGACGCTGCACGCCAATATTGTGAGCCAAATCCTGGGTGCTGCGCTGGATGCTAGACCGCTGATTCGCGTTTGGCCAGAGTTGGGAGAATGGCTTTGGGTGCTTCTGTGGTCTGGGATGGGGGCGATCGCGGCTTGGGGATTGCGATCGCCGCTCAAGCTCACTGCTGCCATGCTGCTGGCGCTTATTACTTTGGTAAGCAGTAGCTACTTGGCTTTCTTGACGGGTTGGTGGATTCCCATGGTGCCTGCTTTCCTGAGCCTGCTAGGAGCGGCGATCGCCCTCCTGATTGCCACTGCTAAGCAAAGCGATCGACTGCGCTTTCAGCGCACCTTTGCACTACTAGTCGAGACCCAGAAAAACTACCCCGAAGCGGGGCGCATTGCGATCGAATATCTCCGACAATCCGAAACAAGAGAGAATCAATCCATCATTGATCTGCATCTAAGGTGAAGTTTGCGATACCGCACACCCTTGCCTTCTCAAGGCTGTCTCTCGACGATCATCAGGCTGCGCTGCGACCAAAGTAACCTTGCCGTCGCGATCGATCATCCAACTCTGAGCCTCTACGATGGGCGAGGAAGACGACATTGGCCCTGGAGGTGTTGAAGACCTCTCTTTCCTGTCTCCAGAGCGCCCATCTTGCCACAGCACCTGCCCAACCAAAGGCTGTCGAGGATCTTCTGGTATCCCTCCCCGCCCTGTCATGGCAAAAGAACTTCTTTGATTGACAGAGCAGGTAGCTGTAACGAGGTCGCCGGGATCTACTAGATTTTCGGGTAAGGCTGTCATACCTCGAGTGGGATCAAGGTCCGGAGTTTGCAGCATGACGCGACCTGTGTCAATGCTGGGATTGGCTTGGGAGAAGGCCGTCACATCATTGGTCGAGAGCAAACGCGGATCGAGTTTGGCGGGATCTGTGGTGCCCAGCAGCAGCTGCAAATCTTCTCGCGATCGCAGATCTATCCAAAAGGTTTTTTCTGCTGCTAGTCGTACCTGTCCACCCGAACCTTCAAAGCCATTGGCGATAATATCGTTATTTTCGTTGGGAGCTGAAACAACGAATCCAGCATCGACTGCAATATTACCGCCGGTTGCTGTACCCGTTGCGTTAGTTGTGATACTGCTGTTGCGCCGAAGAATGATAAGAGGCGATCGCAAATTAATATCTCCACCACCACTGGTTGTGTTGGCGCTAATGACGCCCCCATCACTCAACTGAATTGTTTCGGCTTCTGCTGAAAGAGAGCCAGCGAGCCCTGCCCCGCTGCTGCTAACCTCTAATTTAGAACCACGCTGAACTGATAAAGAGTCTCCAGCAATAACGTTAATTGTGCCTCCATTCCCTCGTGCCATTGAACTCACATTACTAGACGCTTCACTACCACCTTCAAATCGGATTGAATCACGAGCGTATAGACTAATATTTCCGGCATCCCCAAAAGCGTTTGTATTGGCTAACAGTCTTCCGCCATTGGCCACTACGACAGCCCGAGCGCTGATGCGAATGTCTCCTCCCTGCCCCCGAGCATTCCGCCCCTCTATAGAACTACTGCCGACCGAACTAAATGCTGAGCTTGCCAAAGGGAGCCTGCTGTCCTTGCCGTCAAAGAGAACGGTGTCTCGGGCATTAATAATCACATTCCCCGCATTTCCCTCTCCTTGGGTGAGCGCAACAAGTTGACCAATATTGGTGACGAAGAGAGAGTTAGCGTCAATCTGAATATCCCCTCCTTGCCCTTTACCAAAAGGTGCAACAGCGCTCACACTCAGAGAGTAGTCAAGCCGAACATCATCGCGGGCCAAAATCTGAATATCACCCGCATTTCCCTCCCCAAATACTCTGCTATATAGACCCGATCCATTCATGATCGAAAGCGATCCGGTGCTGATTCGAATGCCACCTCCATTGCCACGCGCATCCGGTGCAATATCATTAACCACACTGCTTTCATCCAAGGTAACGGCTCTCGCTGCCTGGATACTGATACCGCCAGATTGTAAGCCCTCTTCTCCTAAACCAGGCGATATCCCCGCTATCAAGCTGCTGTCTGAAAGATTAACCTCTTGGGCATATAGGGTGATACTGCCACCTTGATCAGCGGCGACGCTGATGACTGCATCATTCGCCAAGTCTACATTGCCTCTCGTGATTCCCTCGGGAATACTCAAGGATACATTCTGGCCTTGTTGCACAATCTCTACTACGCCAGCACCTGATATTCCTGCCAACTCAATTCTTCCTCCTGGTGCCTCTAGCCTTCCCCCTTCAATCCTGATCTCTCTTCCGATGAAGGCTAGAGATTTCCCCGGTCTAACTTGTAGACCATTTGGGCGAGGACCCAGTTTGATAGTATAGGGTCCCGTACTAGAGCGAATAGCCGGACTGGGAGTACCGTCCCATCCGCTGAGAGGCATGGATGCTCCCGGCCCCCGAGGATTTTCCCCGAAATCAAAAATAGAGCCTTGTTCGCTAATTGGCTGATTAGGATAATTAGAAATTCCCAGGTAATAAATACCTGAACGATCTGGAATGAATGGTTCATACAAAGGAACTGTTGACTGAATGCCAACACTGTCGTTGTTGGCTGCAATGCCAAAGCCTCTACTATCAAAGAGAAATAATTCAGTATTGAGATTTGTACCCGCTACGGTGCTAGCTACAAAAGGTTCTCCCTTCTGGAGAAAAAGTGGATATAGATCTACATCACCCTCACGACTCAAGCTGCCAGAAATGGCGTCAAATGTTTCACCACTCCTTGGATCGTTGATAATTGAGTTGCTGTCAAAACCCTCTCCGACATCACTGGTCTCTGTAAAAGAGTTGAGAGAAACCACTTGGCCAGTCTGCACAAGAATATCTCCCTCAGTACCATAAAACTGAAGACCTGTAGGCACCGTAATGGTTAGTAGAGGCGTGCTTGCAGCATTGTCAGCTTTGAACTCTGTACCATCTGCAAACTTGATGCCTTGGGCTGTACTTCCGGTAAAAGAACCTCGAAGATCAAGAGACGCATCAGGCCCAAATACGATGCCGTTGGGGTTAATCAAAAATAAATTTGCATCACCCAGCACTCCCAAAGTACCCAAAATAGTAGATGAAGTAGGGCCAGTAACCCGCGACAGGATGTTTTCTACTCCCCCAGGGCTAGCAAAGTAGACTCGCTGAAGTCCGCCAATATTAAATTCTTGAAAGCTGTGGAAGAGATTAGTACCGCGCTGAGCACCCCCTGTGATGATATCGACTTGCCCACTTGAGGGATCAAACTCTGGGGTGATGACCGATCTTTCCGCACCTAGACTACTGTCTGGCAATACTTGGGCTGTACAGGGATGAACCAGTAAAAAGCTCATTCCTGCAAGAATTGCAGTCGCTCTCCATAACAAGAAAATGCGTAATGGCGATCGCTGAATCATAGGATATCTGCTAGAAAGTTCAGAAAAAATCAGTCTTTGCATTGGACTCTGTATATTCTCTATTTAATCAAAATTTCTCAATCTCTCAATACTGGTTTCTGGCATTACATCTAGCCTGCGCTAATAAACAAAGAGTTCTTGAAGCTGAATTCAGTATTTGAAGTATAGAATTACACCAATAGGAAGTTAAAAAATAAATTATGAGAAACTGCATGAGCTTATTATGAGTTTTGTGGATTTAAAGAACTCTAAGAGGCTGACAAAATAACAACATTGAATTAAAGGTTTTGCCAACAAAATGTCCACTATTAATCTTGCTCTTTAAGATCTTTAGAGTCGTTGAAATAGCAATAAAAGATTTTGTGAGTGAGGATTGCTAACCGTATAACGGCGATCGCGATAGAGAAATCTGATTGAGATTACAGAGCATTGAAAATCGATAGAAAAGTCAAAGATAAATGGTATTGCTGAAAATCAGGAGACTTTCTGATGAAACTATGTTATCGCGGCACTGATTACTCAATCCCTGTTCCTGCTCAAAACGCAGAATGCTTTGTGAGAAGTAATTTATGGACTAGTCTGACCTATCGTGGTAGCTGTTATCAGCTAAGTTCTCATTTCTCTAATTCTTGTGCCCCTAATGCTTTGGATTTAGAGGCATTAGCTTTTCAGAAACTTCTGACGGCAAAGCAGAGATATCAGTTAACTTATCGTGGCGTTGTTTATGCTCTTGCATTTTGAAAAGACACTTAGGCTGTCTTATTCTTCAGTCGAAAATGTGAAACGTGACTAGTATTTCTTGAGAGACATTATCGATGAATGTGAAAGTTTGTCTAGAGCGTGGTCATGCTCCTTTCAAGGATCGCTTCGGTGTTTAGGGATTTGAGCGAGGAGCTAGTGGGCCTGACACAACTGAGATTGATGTAATCCTAAATGCAGCTTGCAGAGAATCTACTAAAAAAAGCTGCAAAGGCGATCGCTGAAGGCATCCATAGATACTGCCAGAAAATCTTCTAATTCAGAAGCCTGTGCTCAATTGTCGACAATACAGCGTGAAAAAAAGTGGGTAACTTAAGTAATTACCTCGCCTAACCTAATCTTTTGAAATCTTAATTCTCACTACTGTCGAGGAAAATGTCATGTCTAAGATTCTTGATTACGTTCCCCAACCAGATGCCCATACCTGTCAAAGCGCCTGCATTGCTAAAGTTCTGGGAACAACAAACGTTGCGGAAATTCGTTCTGCGTTAAATTCAATTGGTACGCCTGGTGATCCTCATGTGATGGGTGACTACCTGAAATCCCGAGTTAAAAGTTATAAATTTCTAGAATCTGGCTCTCTAATTGATGCGAAAGAAGCAATTGATGATGGATGTGTAGTCATTACTCACGGCTGGTTTACGCAAAGTGGTCACGTGATTTGCCTGATTGGACATGAGCCTGACTCTAGAACACTTTCATACCGATTTATTGTAGATGATCCATGGGAGGAATTTAATTTCCCTGATGCTCGGTATATTCCCGGTAGGTCGGGTGATAATGTTCGCTATTCAAGTTATGGTGTTTATGCCTACTGTGTTGCTTCAAGTAGCTATGAGCACGCAGCACAAATTTATGCTCAGGGGCAATTGATGTCTTCTGAAAAAGGCGCATGGCTACACATAATTAAAAACTGAATCCTCAATTTTTTAACATCTAGTTTATCGCCTCTTAAGTGTGAGAGTGCAGTCTTGATTCGTCAGCTCTTATAAAGTTAAAGCGAATTATCTGACTGCACTCTCAAGTTTCTCTGCCGAAAATGATTGTGTAAGGAGAAGAAATGTATGAATCAATTTCGAAAAGATAGAATTAAAAAATCGCAGATATACTACTAATAATTACATCGGTTTTGGCGACTGTACTTAATCCCGTTATGGCAATTAAAAGTTATTTAATTTCAGAAAAAATTAGCAAAATCGAAAATCTTAGGAAAGAAAATTTTTCTAGTTTGATTCAGACGCAACTCCCAAATTTACATAAGGATTCTGTCAAAGCAGCAATATCTATGACCAATCTATATGCCTTGATTTCAAAAGAAGAGGAAAATAATATTTTTCAATTTATATTATTAATATAA
This genomic stretch from Geitlerinema sp. PCC 7407 harbors:
- a CDS encoding ShlB/FhaC/HecB family hemolysin secretion/activation protein; the encoded protein is MDRNLSTQPRSAASSGLPAAGWQVHYRSLLWLGLLGSVSAPAAQAIPDQPALMLQPLLSQVPAAPPPDILEPPSQRFPGPEALPAPALPSLDELLRPRDPQPDPEAVEQPESEVPTTIIVQGFEVVGSTVFSAEELAAVTQPFTQRSISLPELFQARSAITQLYIDRGYITSGAYIPPQTLQDGRVIIQVVEGSLEEIVVTGTRRLRPDYLRKRLAIAARPPLQRDRLLEGLQLLQLNPLIETLSAELSTGTRTGQNLLTVRVQEANTFRTELALDNQRSPSVGTFSRQIQLSEANLLGLGDRLSTAYTNTDGSNTLDIAYTLPLNARNGTLNFAYGTSSSQVIQGLFDQLDINASSRYYELTLRQPLVETPQEEFALSLSASHRQSQSSLLGGEIPFPARGADEQGRTQVSALRFSQEWTRRSDRQVLAARSQLNMGLGILDATLNEQGPDSRFWSWQGQGQWVRLLAPDTLLLLRGEFQLADRPLVPLEQFGLGGHGSVRGYRQDLVLADSGALVSAEMRLPIARVRRWDSVLQLTPFVDFGTAWNRDSDSVLSPSTLASVGLGLRWQMGDRLNARVDWGIPLRSTHENNRTLQEKGLYFSIFYSLF
- a CDS encoding AAA-like domain-containing protein, yielding MNVDILLENLNQTLALQRGRPLNSVETLLLKGIWQQQTYIQTAEEIGYSAGYLTNVVAPELLHKLSDLVGRRVTKKNCRILLEAYASSQVPLVGPVSPNPALSAQQLSGEISPSFPSGAIAAGSPFYIERPPTETQIYAELGKPGALVRIKAPKEMGKTSLILRTLEFFRQQGYLTVYLNLEQIDLAICGNLNRFLRSLCASITRQLERDPRLDDYWDEDIGSKVSCSLYLRQHLLEQLQSPLIVAIDELNRIFEYPQVAQDFLPLLRSWYEEGKRIPAWRNLRLIVAHSTEVYVPLQINQSPFNVGLAVQLAGFTPKQVQQLAQRYGLDWERDTSAQELMAIAGNHPALIHTAIYHLAQRRQTLSELLDTALTPTGIYHHHLQRHWITLQQQPNLARAFYRLLQTQEPISLEAGIAHQLTSMGLIDPGSGRETKIRCELYRQYFQAQPIPAIDSVSSWS
- a CDS encoding CHASE2 domain-containing protein; protein product: MNQYQVGGSLAQDYPYYVVRPADDDLYQALRRGEFCYVFNARQMGKSSLMVRVLHRLEQDGVWCGAIDLSRIGTETLKPEQWYKGFAVELWQALGLFQRMNLKRWWDEHLDLPPVQRLGLLLEEILAMEVADSGESQPDLVLFLDEVDSVRGLDFSLNDFFGLIRACHNRRSVKPAYRRLTFAFLGVTTPSDLMTDLQRTPFNVGRAIDLGGFLAADAQPLVRGLVGCVRDPRRALQSILMWTGGQPFLVQKLCRLLVEYPPEAPSLSDNEHIHHLVQKFIVQDWEFHDEPEHLRTIRDRLLNASSLTGRLLGLYQQILLQGSVAFDGSREHIELLLSGLVSNQQRYLVVKNPIYQAVFDLAWVRHHLRQLRPYAPALEAWLAASPRNESFLLRGQTLQEALTWALGKSLSDEDYQFLGASQELAKREVQTTLETFEQASRILATARQRASQEVRNRRIGGLWLLAGMLGATLPVLLVRTLGLLQGAELGMFDQFVRWRPPEPGDRRVVVVAIDEQDITQVGHPMSDRVLAQTLRSIQAQNPRAIGLDIYRDLPVAPGQAELAQVFRSTPNLIGIEKVVGRRVAPPPILSQAEQVGFVDQIEDTDGKVRRSLLSVIVGDTLHYSLAAKLALSYLEKEGVTLEPLDQSGQRLRLGKAIFEPFLQNDGGYIRAAAGGYQLLINFRGTEAAFLNIALREVLAGKVPAETFRDRVVIVGYVAESVNDYFRTPYNGGWFGASKPINGVTLHANIVSQILGAALDARPLIRVWPELGEWLWVLLWSGMGAIAAWGLRSPLKLTAAMLLALITLVSSSYLAFLTGWWIPMVPAFLSLLGAAIALLIATAKQSDRLRFQRTFALLVETQKNYPEAGRIAIEYLRQSETRENQSIIDLHLR
- a CDS encoding S-layer family protein, producing MQRLIFSELSSRYPMIQRSPLRIFLLWRATAILAGMSFLLVHPCTAQVLPDSSLGAERSVITPEFDPSSGQVDIITGGAQRGTNLFHSFQEFNIGGLQRVYFASPGGVENILSRVTGPTSSTILGTLGVLGDANLFLINPNGIVFGPDASLDLRGSFTGSTAQGIKFADGTEFKADNAASTPLLTITVPTGLQFYGTEGDILVQTGQVVSLNSFTETSDVGEGFDSNSIINDPRSGETFDAISGSLSREGDVDLYPLFLQKGEPFVASTVAGTNLNTELFLFDSRGFGIAANNDSVGIQSTVPLYEPFIPDRSGIYYLGISNYPNQPISEQGSIFDFGENPRGPGASMPLSGWDGTPSPAIRSSTGPYTIKLGPRPNGLQVRPGKSLAFIGREIRIEGGRLEAPGGRIELAGISGAGVVEIVQQGQNVSLSIPEGITRGNVDLANDAVISVAADQGGSITLYAQEVNLSDSSLIAGISPGLGEEGLQSGGISIQAARAVTLDESSVVNDIAPDARGNGGGIRISTGSLSIMNGSGLYSRVFGEGNAGDIQILARDDVRLDYSLSVSAVAPFGKGQGGDIQIDANSLFVTNIGQLVALTQGEGNAGNVIINARDTVLFDGKDSRLPLASSAFSSVGSSSIEGRNARGQGGDIRISARAVVVANGGRLLANTNAFGDAGNISLYARDSIRFEGGSEASSNVSSMARGNGGTINVIAGDSLSVQRGSKLEVSSSGAGLAGSLSAEAETIQLSDGGVISANTTSGGGDINLRSPLIILRRNSSITTNATGTATGGNIAVDAGFVVSAPNENNDIIANGFEGSGGQVRLAAEKTFWIDLRSREDLQLLLGTTDPAKLDPRLLSTNDVTAFSQANPSIDTGRVMLQTPDLDPTRGMTALPENLVDPGDLVTATCSVNQRSSFAMTGRGGIPEDPRQPLVGQVLWQDGRSGDRKERSSTPPGPMSSSSPIVEAQSWMIDRDGKVTLVAAQPDDRRETALRRQGCAVSQTSP
- a CDS encoding DUF4278 domain-containing protein; its protein translation is MKLCYRGTDYSIPVPAQNAECFVRSNLWTSLTYRGSCYQLSSHFSNSCAPNALDLEALAFQKLLTAKQRYQLTYRGVVYALAF